One Romboutsia sp. 13368 genomic window carries:
- the hydF gene encoding [FeFe] hydrogenase H-cluster maturation GTPase HydF — MYNYFRRNSTPNANRKHIGIYGNTNSGKSSLMNTILGQEISLVSNIEGTTTDPVQKAMELIPYGPVLLIDTAGLEDKTELGALRIKKSYEFLKRLDFALYVIDPSSPDLDTYKTWKKQATRYNVEHITVINKIDTVSKEELENLSXXKELEXAMCGIGPFIPHKDTPLRDCEAGTTEKTAILLAITRLLLPKVVLLVPIDSEAPKGRIILPQVQVIRDCLDHGIKTYVVRDTELEEALNEVKDVDLVITDSQAFKEVESIIPKDMKLTSFSILFARQKGELDEFLEGTKKLDTLKPNDRILVCESCTHNISHEDIGRVKIPNMLRKIAGGDLNIDYMVGYDFKENIEDYDLVIHCGACMVNRKSVLNKIKVCKEKNVPITNYGMVIAYFTKILDRSVEIFK; from the coding sequence ATTTATAATTACTTTAGGAGGAACAGTACTCCAAATGCAAATAGAAAACATATAGGAATTTACGGAAATACAAATAGTGGTAAATCATCTCTTATGAATACTATATTAGGCCAAGAAATATCATTAGTATCTAATATAGAAGGAACTACTACTGACCCTGTTCAAAAAGCTATGGARCTTATACCATATGGACCAGTTTTATTAATAGATACAGCAGGGCTTGAAGATAAAACAGAACTAGGAGCTTTAAGAATAAAGAAAAGTTATGAGTTTTTAAAAAGATTAGATTTTGCATTATATGTAATTGACCCAAGTAGTCCTGATTTAGATACATATAAAACTTGGAAAAAGCAAGCTACTAGATACAATGTAGAACATATAACAGTAATAAATAAAATAGATACTGTAAGCAAGGAAGAATTAGAAAATTTATCTAAWRTTAAAGAATTAGAGCMAGCAATGTGTGGAATAGGTCCTTTTATACCTCATAAAGATACACCACTAAGAGATTGTGAGGCAGGTACAACAGAAAAAACAGCAATTCTACTTGCAATAACAAGATTATTATTACCAAAGGTAGTTTTATTAGTTCCTATTGATAGTGAAGCACCTAAAGGAAGAATAATTCTTCCACAAGTACAAGTTATAAGAGATTGTTTAGACCATGGTATAAAAACTTATGTTGTAAGAGATACTGAACTTGAAGAAGCTTTAAATGAGGTTAAAGACGTAGATTTAGTTATAACAGATTCTCAAGCTTTTAAAGAAGTTGAGAGTATTATACCTAAAGATATGAAACTTACAAGTTTTTCAATATTATTTGCTAGACAAAAAGGTGAGTTGGATGAATTCTTAGAAGGAACAAAAAAACTTGATACTTTAAAACCAAATGACAGAATATTAGTCTGTGAAAGTTGTACACATAATATATCTCACGAGGATATAGGTAGAGTAAAAATACCTAATATGCTAAGAAAAATAGCAGGTGGAGACTTAAATATTGATTATATGGTTGGATATGATTTTAAAGAAAATATTGAAGACTATGATTTAGTAATTCACTGTGGTGCATGTATGGTAAATAGAAAAAGTGTACTAAATAAAATAAAGGTATGTAAAGAAAAGAATGTACCTATAACTAACTATGGGATGGTTATAGCTTACTTTACAAAAATACTAGATAGATCAGTTGAGATTTTTAAATAA